The genomic window CTTCTTCCACTCCTTCTGGCTCAGCATGATAATGTCCTTTCGTGTCACCGTACCTCCTTATTGAAAAGAAGGCAGTTTAGCATCTTAAATCCGGACATTCTTATTTTGGTTGTTTAGGACATTATCATTTTGGTATTACAGTAGTGTTGCATGTAAAAAACCGGCTTTGGGACAGTTATTATAAGAGAGGTTGGATCGTTCAGCTATATCCAAAATATTTATTAATTTATCATCTACACCGCTCCCGTCACATTACTCGTTTGATTCCTCAGCAGTTTTTGATTGTATGGAAATTACTGCACTAATGATGAGAACATATATCAAATCGACAATACATGTCACTAAGCAAGATTACCCTGTATGGAATTTCCTTCATAAAAAGCATTGTTCATCTTGCTGAAAAGATTGAAATTCAGATAGTTAGTAAAAAATATATTATTGGTATGTTTGTTGCTTGGAATGTAATTCAACGTTTCAGAGAAATGATAATTGTTATTTTCAAGATATTTGATAAAATACTGTTGAATTTTTTTGCGAAAATTGTAATTGAAATCACTGTTACTGTCATTAATTAATTTTAAGATAGGATTGATGAACAAAATAGAAACAAAGGAGAAAATTATGTTAAAGAAAAACTTCTTGATATATCTTCTCATTCCACTAATACTGCTGGCAATAACAGGTTGTGGCAGTGGAGGTAGCGGTGGCGGCGGCAATAGTAGCAGTAATAGCAACGGCAGTGAAAGTTCACAACCCAACGCTTTAACCGGATCAATATCAATTGCGTGGTCCGCTCCTGATACAAACACCGATAATCTTGCCGGATACAAAGTTTATTACGGCCAAGGTACCGGGAATTATACTAACTCGGTTGACATAGGTAACAACACCGAAGCCGCTATAAGCGGACTGACTCCTGGCACTTGGTGCTTTACAACAACCGCTTATGACTCTTCGGGGAATGAAAGCGAACATTCCAATGAAGCGTGTACGGAGATTACAGCAAGCAGTTAATGATAACAGATAAAAATTTCATATTACATAATAATGAGGTGAAGACTATGACAACAAAAAATGAAACAAAAAAAAAGATGAGCTATAAAATATTGTTTTATGTCCTGGCAACTGCGATATTTTTCACGGCTTTCAATGCGTCAGCAGCACAAGCCAGCCCTGTTATTCATTATGCCAGCGCCAAGAACGGACCAGTATCAGGGTGGGAAGGCTCATCTACCAAGGGAGCAGCAATCACTATATGGGGAGACAACTTTGGCGATATAAGAAGTGGAAATACTCTAACTGTGTGCGGAGTGACATTAAATCAAGATGCTGATTTTGCGGAATGGGGCGCTATTGCTCAACCGAAAACAGCAAAGAATGCAAAAAGAATAACTTTTTGGCTCAAGTCAAGCATGCTGAATGGAAGCGGAATAACCGTTAATGTTAATGGAGCAAGCAGCGATACTTATCCATTTAGTTGTGATAATACTGGAAACATACGGTTCATAAGCCCCATGGGTTCCGATTCCAGTGATGGAAAAACAAAAGCAACTGCCTGGAAAACATTAGAGACAGTTGTTAACCGGATGAAACCCGGAGACTTTCTCTATCTTACAGGCGGTACGCACCAAACAGGAAGGGTTGGTATCGGTTCTCAATATGCCGTTGATGATTGGTATCCGGGGACTGACGCTGAAAGAATCACAATGACAAGCTTTCCCGGAGAAGAGGCGATAGTAAAAGATGAAATAGACGCTAAATCTTCTTATTGGTCTTTTGCCAGAATTACTTTTGAGGGTCCGGGCAATAATTTTTACGGACCGCTTGAAATGGGCGATAGAACCGGATATAGCTCTTCGATAAATCCACACGGGGTTTCTTCCGGAATTAATTCAATCGGCAATGAATTCAGGGGAACAATGTGGCTGGCTATGGAAGCCTATGGCAATAATTTTGTCATACAAGGCAATTATGTAAAATTCACTCCTGATACAACGGCACCAAGCGGTCATGCGTACTCACTCTATATGTGTTCCGGATTAAACAGAACTATTAAGGATAATGAGATTTATGGAGGCGCCACTTGGCTGATGCATTATTACGATGAATCCAGAGTGGCAGGAGAAGCAGGCAAGGCAGTTTCAGGCATAATTGAAGGCAATATATTTGATGCAACCAATAATGGCGGGATAGGATTAAGAGGGGCTATCATATTTGAAGTAATTAATAATGCAAGCACCGGTATACCGATAGATTTTCAAAGTATGATTGTCAGAAATAACATTTTCTATACCAGAGATAACGGCTTGATAGACCCCGGATTTGCCATGGTTTATATGAGAGCGAACGTCAAGAATGTTAAAATTTACAACAATGTCTTTTATAACATGAATCAGAATGCGATTCGGGGAGACTCTTCTACTGCGTCGAATATAGAAGTCAAGAATAATATTTTTTCAAACATAAGCGGAACAGGCAATTATGATATCAACATACACTCTTGGCCAAGCAATCCGGTTAATGTTGTTGCAGACCAGAATCTTTTTGCTGCCAGTCCCAAATTATATGATATAATTGACAGCCATCAAATAGTGGGTGATCCTAAATTTTCATCCTTATCCACTTATGATTTCCATCTCCAATCCACAAGTCCAGCAATCGATTCAGGATTGTCACTTGCCGAAGTAGCAACAGATTTTGACGGCAATCTCCGTCCCATGGACGGCGACAATGATGGAACAGCCAAGTATGACATCGGCGCGTATGAATATACCGGAACTTACACCCCTCCCGCGCCGGACACGCAAGCCCCAACCGTTCCGACTAGTCTTACAGCAACACCGATATCATCAACGCAAATCAATATCTCATGGAACTCATCCACTGATAATGTCGGAGTAACAGGATACAAGATATACAAAAATGGTTCACAGATTGCAACCACCACCTCAACCAGCTATTCATCCACAGGACTCGGCCCTTCAACCGCATATAACTTCACAGTAGAAGCTTATGATGCCGCCGGAAACTCGGCTCTGTCAGCGCCTGTCTCGGCAACCACCCAAGCAGGGGCTGACACCCAGGCTCCGACCGTTCCTTCGGGACTAACAGCAACGGCATTATCTCCTACGCAAATCAATCTTTCGTGGAGTGTATCTACTGACAATGTGGGCGTTGCAGGATACAAAATTTTCAGGAATGGCCTCCAAGTAGCGACCTCAAATTCGCTTACCTACTCCGACACAGGGCTCATTGCATCCACCTCTTATACTTATAAGATAAGGGCATATGATGCCTCTGGTAACATATCGGCAGACTCAACATCTGCTTCGGCAAATACACCCGCTTCTCCTGATACTCAGGCACCTTTTATTCCTTCGGGTGTGACGGCAGTAGCAACATCATCTTCTCAGATTAGCCTTTCCTGGAACGCCACCACTGACAATGTAGGCGTTACAGGATACAGTATTTACAGAAACGGTTCTCTAATTGCAACCTCAACCTCAACCGTATATGCCGACACGGGACTCTCTCCGTCAACCTTTTATACATACTCAATAAAAGCTTACGATGCTGTTGGCAATGTATCGGCAGGGTCATCATCTGCTTCTGCTACAACGCAGAATGTGATTGTAGACCATACCCCGCCCTCGCCTCCTCGCAATCTTCGCTTTGTACAATAGTAGAAAAAGCCCCTCGCTTCCTTGTACAGAAAGCGAGGGGCTTTTTATTGAAATGCTCTATAATCGTAAGAGACGGCACTATGCTGTGGGAATTCCAACTCCAAACTATCTATAGACTCTATAGATGCGATACATATCTGAGGTTGACTTTTCAATTTTGTATGTAAAATTGCCACCGGTTCCTCCAATACCAGGATTGTCACAAACAGAACAAATGTCAATCTTTTCTCTCTTCCCCTCCACCAAGGAATTACGAATATTACTATATTCCTTATTTGACCATAATTGATAAATTGTTTCATTGCCTAAAATAGTTCCTATTTTGTGCTTATACATGACATCATTACAGCAAATTGTCAAATCCCCCCAAGGATTAACATTAATTTGTTCGAATGGAAACAAGCAAAACCATCTCTTGCTACTATTAAGGGGACGATTATTAGGAGAATTCCCACCTCTATTGTGCATCACTTCGTTCTTGTATCGCATTGATATGTCAATATCAATTGCATCCTTATACTTAGAACTACGAAAATCGTCAACAAACTTTCTTATTGAAGGAATAAATTTATTTTTATCATTGTAATTGTTTATTCCAATCTGATTCATACCAGCTTGAATTAATTGTTCAACAATTTTCATATTGATTAATATGCCGTTAGTTAGAATTCGGATAGAGGCTTTAGGAATCTTCGTCCTGAAAAAAGCAACTATTTCTGGTAACCTCTTATCTATAAGAGGTTCATTATTATTAAATAATGATAAGACACCATCAAAGGAACAGCTTTGTAATTCACTACCTAATCTTGATATGACTTCCCAATCGGCCTCTTTATATTCCCTCTTTCTCAGGCGTCTATTCATTGGACAGAAGGAACAATCGTTATTGCAAATAGATACGGTTTCAAACTGTACGTGATAAAATAGAGGAGGTTCTTTTTTTTGAAATGCTGGAGTCAAAATATCTTGCAATTCATGTCTTACAAGATGATCTCTTTTTTTTATATGGTGCAGTCTTTCCAGCAGCCTTTTCGACCATGTTCTGGTGTTTAAATACCACTTAAAATACGGTTGCTTATTTATCGTCAATCCCATTTTTCCCTCCCCTGCCAGTCAATCTGCTATTACAGCAAGTTCTTCGCTACAAGGCAGTGTATGTTTTCAGTATGTAAAAAGTCTTGAACTTTTTCTTTTCTTAACAACAGGTGCCAAGGTTCTCGAAGGTGTTTGATTCGGAAGATGCACTCATAGACACGGCAACGACTCCTTTGCAAAGTACACGGCAGCTTTTTTTGTGATATGCCCACCCCAACTTCACTCCTGCTAACTCCATCTCGATTTCCGTCATCTACTTATGCGTCATGTCGGTATTCATTTTTTCATCTAACATCAATTTGTCAATGTCTAATTTGATAGACTTTAAAATATTTCATCCGGTTGTTATCGCTTGCTTTGGGAATATAATAACATATACTTCCCCGCCATTGTATCAGATGTAAAATTATCTCGGAGTCTCCTATATGCTGCTTGTCTTAATTTTTCTGCTGTTGCACGATCATTAATCAATCTTAAAATTGAATGTCTTAATTCATCTATTTCTTTCGGTCTTACTAATATACCGGTTTCATCGTGTGTAATCACCTTTGGCACAGCCCCAACCCTTGTAGCGATGACCGGCTTTTTAGCTGCCATAGCTTCAAGAAGCACCATAGGCAGCCCCTCTTTTATGGAAGGTAAGACAAAGATATCCATCATAGAGAGCATCTCCGGGATATCTTTCCTGTAGCCTGCAAAAATAACATTGCTACTTATGCCCAGAGTATTTGCCATACTCTCAAGCTCATTCCTTAAAAGCCCGTCCCCAATGATAAGAAATTTTACCGCCTTATGTGTTTCAAGGATTTCCCTGGCAGCCTTGAGCAAATAGATATGCCCCTTTTCATGTCCCAGACTTCCTATTGTCCCTATGACGGTCTCATGCTCTTTGATCCCGAATTCCTTCCTGATATTAACCGGATAAACTTTTCCATTGAACCTGTCAAGGTCAATGCCGTTATCGATAATGCGGATTTTTCTTTCAGGGATCTTGTATCTCAGCATGTCCTTTTTAACATCCTCCGAGACAGCCACGATCCTGTCAAAATACCGGATAAGCAGGCTGTCAATAAAGCAATAAACTTTCAGTTTCCAGTGTGCTGTCAGCCAATTATGATTCGTTGTGACAAGTGGGATTTTCCCTCTTGATGCGAGCAATCCGAAAAAGTTGGATTTGTACCCATGACAATGGATGATATCAACTCTGTTCTCTTTAATATATTTTCTGATTAATGAAACCAGACTAAAATCAAATTGCCCTTTGCATGGAAATATAACGGTGTCAATACCGGAGGCATTCGCTTCTTCTGCAACCTCGACATGCGGGTTATTCGAGTTTCTTATGACTCCTGCTATCGGGCAGCAACTCTCAAATTTCTTCAGGCCTTTTGACAACTCAAGAAGCACCCTTTCAGCTCCGAATAATCCGCTGCTGCTGATTAGATGAAGGATACGCATATTTGTTGTATCTGTTGTGAAAATCTGAACTGCAGCTTTATTAATCGGACAGCCGGGCGGTTTTATCAGCAGGAAATATAATTTTAAAGATGGTAAGCAGTATAAGCCTCAAATCATAAAAGAAGGAAGACTTTGCAACGTATTTCTTAGCAAGCTTCAACTTCTCAGGCAATAACACTGACTTATAATATTCCTCCGGATTGTCCTGATTTTGCAGGACACCTTCTTCGTCCCTGTAAACAATTGAAGAAATATCGGTTATGCCGGGTCTAACACGTAGAATGTCATTGTAATCATCTTTATACAAATCCACATACTTTTTGACTTCCGGCCTTGGCCCGACAAAACTCATTTCTCCTTTCAGAACATTTATAAGCTGCGGCAGCTCGTCAATCTTTGTCTTCCTTAAAACCCAGCCTGATCTCGTGACCCTGGCATCCCCGCCTGCCGTAATTTGCAAACCTTTTTTATGTGCGTCATTTACCATACTCCTGAACTTATAAATGAAGAATGGCCTGAAATTCCTTCCCATCCTTTCCTGCTTGAAAAATACAGGACCGGGACTGTCAAGCTTTATGAGGATTGCCATCACCATAAAAACGGGCAGCAACATGAGCAGGCCAATAAGTGAAAAGAAAATGTCAAAAAGACGCTTCATTTCCCAAATTTTTTTATTACTGAAATAACCGCCTCAATGACCCTTTCCACATCGCCGTCAGTCATCTTCGGATATATCGGAAGGGAAATGATCCTCTGAAAAGTTTCATATGCCACTGGAAAGTCTTCAGGTTTATATCCATATGTATCCCGATAGTACGGGTGGATGTGAAGGGGAATAAAGTGCACTGATGTGCCGATTCCCCTGTCCTTCAACTCTTCAATAAAGCGTCCCCTGTCTATTGTCAAACATTCGAGATTGAGTTTGATCACATACAAATGCCAGCTATGTTGTGTTCCGGCGGGAGTCGCCAGAAGCGAAGTTAAAGATGAAAAAGGGATTTCGATCTCGGTCAGATTCATGAATGCCTCGCTATACATACCGGCAATTTTTTTCCGCCTGTCCCACATTCTGTCAGTCTTTCTTAATTGGCCTATGCCGAGGGCTGCGGCTACATCGGTCAGATTATATTTAAACCCGGGTGCAATTATTTCGTAATACCAATTCCCTTCCGCGGTGTATCTCTTCCACGCGTCCCTGCTTATACCGTGCATGCTCATGATCCTCATTCTCTCCGCCCATTCATCATTGTCAGTTGTGATCATGCCGCCTTCCCCCGTAGTAAGATTCTTTGTAGCGTAAAAACTGAAGCATGTTATATCGCCAATAGTCCCTATCATACGGTCCTTATAAAAAGCAGGCAAGACATGCGCCGCATCTTCTATCACCTTCAGATTGTATTTTTCGGCCAGCTCCATAATGGTGTCCATTTCACATGGATATCCTGCGTAGTGAACGGGAATAATGGCCTTAGGCAGCGACAAGGGGCGAGATAAAAGGGGTGAAAGATATGCCTCTATCTTTTCGGTATCAATATTCATAGTCACAGGATCTATATCGATAAAAACAGGCCTGGCCTTGAAGTAACGGATAACCTCAGCGGTGGCCGCAAAGGTCATCGGCGTTGTGATAATCTCGTCTCCTTCCTTGATCCCTATTGCTTCAAGCGCAAGATGAAGTGCCGCCGTGCAGGAGTTGACAGCTATGGCATGTTTGCATCCGATATATTCTGAAAACTCCTTTTCAAACTGTTTTACCTTAGGCCCGGTAGTAATCCAGCAGGATTTCAACGCTTCGATAATCGCTTCTATCTCATCTTCTTCAATAAGCGGCAATGAAAAAGGCAGATATTTTACACTTGTTTTCATAGATACTGTCTCCTTGTCTTTATCTGAATTGTCTTCCGTACTCAAGGAACCGCCCCACAGCCTCCTGGTCCGGCCAGCCGTAGTAGCTTCCTCTTGTCATATCAATTGGATATGTCCTGACTTCGCCTTCCGCAATCATGGCGATACCGTCAACAACAATTTCTGCCCCTATTCTTTTGGACCGCCTTATGACTGCATCAAGCGTGTCATCAGAGCGAACAGAATACTTCCTTTGTATTAAAACGTCTCCGGCGTCTATCTTTTCATTTACAAAAAAAAGCGTGACACCGGCCTCCTTTTCATTATTGGCAAGGACCCAAAACGAAGGCATGACTCCGCGGTAGTCCGGCAGTAAGGAGCCGTGCAGATTAAGACATCCCTTCGGGGGCAGTCCAATGAGGTCTTTTTTGAAAATCTGGGGGCATGAAACGGAAATTATCAGATCGGTATTCCAATCCTTTAACCGTTGAAGATTCTGCCTGCTGTTTACATCAAGCTCCTGCAAATACGGTATGCGATATTTTTCTAATATCGAGCTTAGGGAATAAAATCTTCCGTTCTTTCTCCCGGAGAGGAGATTCATCAACTTGTAATAAATGACATTACAGGACATTGCGGCAGTTTCTTTTAACCCGAAAGTTTTCGCATACCGAATGGCCAGTGACGCGCTTGTGGTATTCTTATAAACAGGCGGCACTATTATCACCTTTACCTCATGCTTCGGGTCTATGCTGTCAAGAACATACTTGTAAAAATCCGGCAGATAAAAGGGTTCGTCCGGACTCAAGAAAACTATACGCATGTTTCCGCCTCCTTCTTTTTCAGTCTGTTCAGCACATCTGACATTGTTCCAAAAGTACCCGACTCAAGAAGCCTTGAAACTTTTCCCCGAAAACCATGCCGCCCTATTCCCTGATGTAATCGTCTATACATGGGAATACGCTTCATGCTTTGCTTCCACTCACCGGGATTAAATTCATAAGGATGACAATATATTATAAAGGGCAGTCTCTGAACTTCCAGTCTCTTCCTGCTCATCTCCAGAAACCAGAATGGAAACAGGCGGAAATAGCCTCCGCCTCCAACTGGTATTCTCAACCCGTTAGGACGGGATAACTCATAAACGCTGACCGGAAGCTCCTCTATATTCCCGGAAGGAGTTTTAAACAAACTGTATCCCCGCTCAAAACCGCTGATGCCGTATCTTTTTGTTCTTAACGGGAAGATGGATGAATCATATCTTATTCCACATTCGCACATAACTTCAAAGGCCCAGAAGGATTTTGCATCAATTGAAAAATCAGGCGCCCTGAAACCGGTAACAGCTATTCCTGTTATGTCCTCGATGTATTTGCTGGTCTCCATAAGCTCACGTTTAAACTCATTGTGTGACATCTTATTAACAGGACGATGCGAAAAACCATGTGATTGGATTTCATGCCCCTTACCATGAATCTCCTTTATCAGGAAAGGGAATTCTCTGGCGACCATCCCCTGGACAAAGAAAGTGCCACGGACATTATGCCTTGAGAGAAAATCAAGCACAACGCGGGTATTGTGAAGGCAGATATCGCTGATTGGAGCGTTAAGATCATGGGATGATTGATACCAGTCCTCAACGTCAATGGAAAAGGCATTTAACATCGATGTGGTGATGGAATCAGAGAAGCCATAATTATCTGCTGAGTGATTCAACAACCTTAGGTTTAATACGAACCGCATTGCTTATCAGAGCAGTAATGAAACCTGCGCCGAATCCAAAATGTATAGAGACGATTGCGAGCATAACCCCGGGCAGCAGCTTCATTTTCTCAAAGAAGGTCAGCCTTAACGATTCCAGCAATATTAACGAAACATATCCACCGGCATATAAGAAAAACGCCCCAAGGACAAATTTATTCAACACAGCTGTTACACCCAATAAAGCAAACCCGGCAACAAGGACTGCCGGAACAAAGTGCCTCAATGAAAGCTGAGCGGGATGTTTTTTCATGATCGCAACCTTCCAGTAGCCGTACTGCATGAATTGCTTAAAAAGCTGCCTGAATTTATTCCGAGGAAAGTACTGGATCTTTATCCTCCCAGACTGAATGATTTTTCCGCCTGATTTCCGCAGTCTGAAGGAAAGCTCGTCGTCCTGGTTTCTTACCATAGACTCATCATACATCCCGACTTCAATTAGCCTGCTTCTTCGAAAGCATCCCCCGTAAACCGCATCTGTCTCCCCTGCGAAATCCCCCCTGTCACGCAGCGCCCCGCCCATTGTAATGCGGCTCCGGTATGCGGCGGCTACACATTGCTGAACATAAGTATTTCCAAGAGGGATAAGAACGCCTCCCACATTATCAGCCCCGGTCTCTTCACTCAGCTTTATTAAATCTTTCAAATAATTTTTCGGATGTAAACACCTGACATCAGTCCGCACAATATATTCGCCTTTTGCCTGCGTAATGCCGAGATTCATTGCGTGCGGCACAGTCCTTTCTGGATTGTCCAGTATAACAAGCGTCGGATATTGCTCCTGAAGTTTCAAAAGAATATCCCTTGTACCGTCATCACTCATTCCGTCCACAATCATTACTTCAAAATCACCTTCAGGTTTCTCAAAGCCAAAAACATTCCTAATGCAGGCTTCAATATTCTTGACTTCATTGCGGCAGGGAATTAATACGGAGACTTTCTTGTTACTATCCATTCAGAAATCTTTCGCATTTGTTTTGCTTTGGAGCTTCTTGTCATAGCAGCTATAACTATCATCTACATGTTGAGCTATTAACTTCCAACTATATTTTTGTTCAATAAGATGTCTGGCGTTTTGTCCAAGCTTAATTAAACAATCTTCATTCCGCAATAACCATACAACTCTTTTCGCAAATTCTTCAGGGCTGTCGGCAATCAAGATATTTTTTCCATTTTCAACAATGATTCCTTCAGCACCAATTGAAGTGGTTACGACAGCTTTAGCTTGAGCCATAGCATTTATTACTTTTATCTTTGTCCCACTTCCACTTCTTATTGGAGCGACAAATATAGAAGCACTTTGTACAATATTTCTTATGTCTTCTACAAACCCCAATATTTTTATATTAGGATCATGCATAGCCTTTTCTTGTAGCAAATTAGTAGGCGATTTTCCAATAAATTCTATCGTCACTTTTGGTACTTCTTGCTTAAGAATAGGCCAAATGTCACGCAAAAAGAAATCTACTGCGTCTGCATTATAATGTCCAGCCATCCCTCCTACCCATACTAAATGGTTTTTTTTAATCTTTCCTGGCAAAGGCTTAAAATAGTCAATATCAACGCCATTAGGAATTACTGTAAAATTATCGACTTTGCATAATTTAAGCAAATGCATTTTATCCTCTTCAGAAACTACTATGCATCTGTTAAATAATGGGCACGTTTTCCTTTCATAATTCATTAGTTTCAAGTATTGATAATATAAAAACGATTTAATTAAAAAGTTCTGCTCTGTTTTCATCCAACGATATAACCTTAAATACTCCACATTATGATTAGTTAATATTGTCGGAATATTATTAATAATTTCTTTGACATAACTTGCTAATGCAAGCATATCAATATGAACTAATTCTATGTTGTATTTAGATAGAATTTCTTTTAGTTTCACCTTTGCTTCAGGAACA from Nitrospirota bacterium includes these protein-coding regions:
- a CDS encoding DegT/DnrJ/EryC1/StrS family aminotransferase, translating into MKTSVKYLPFSLPLIEEDEIEAIIEALKSCWITTGPKVKQFEKEFSEYIGCKHAIAVNSCTAALHLALEAIGIKEGDEIITTPMTFAATAEVIRYFKARPVFIDIDPVTMNIDTEKIEAYLSPLLSRPLSLPKAIIPVHYAGYPCEMDTIMELAEKYNLKVIEDAAHVLPAFYKDRMIGTIGDITCFSFYATKNLTTGEGGMITTDNDEWAERMRIMSMHGISRDAWKRYTAEGNWYYEIIAPGFKYNLTDVAAALGIGQLRKTDRMWDRRKKIAGMYSEAFMNLTEIEIPFSSLTSLLATPAGTQHSWHLYVIKLNLECLTIDRGRFIEELKDRGIGTSVHFIPLHIHPYYRDTYGYKPEDFPVAYETFQRIISLPIYPKMTDGDVERVIEAVISVIKKFGK
- a CDS encoding fibronectin type III domain-containing protein, which translates into the protein MLNGSGITVNVNGASSDTYPFSCDNTGNIRFISPMGSDSSDGKTKATAWKTLETVVNRMKPGDFLYLTGGTHQTGRVGIGSQYAVDDWYPGTDAERITMTSFPGEEAIVKDEIDAKSSYWSFARITFEGPGNNFYGPLEMGDRTGYSSSINPHGVSSGINSIGNEFRGTMWLAMEAYGNNFVIQGNYVKFTPDTTAPSGHAYSLYMCSGLNRTIKDNEIYGGATWLMHYYDESRVAGEAGKAVSGIIEGNIFDATNNGGIGLRGAIIFEVINNASTGIPIDFQSMIVRNNIFYTRDNGLIDPGFAMVYMRANVKNVKIYNNVFYNMNQNAIRGDSSTASNIEVKNNIFSNISGTGNYDINIHSWPSNPVNVVADQNLFAASPKLYDIIDSHQIVGDPKFSSLSTYDFHLQSTSPAIDSGLSLAEVATDFDGNLRPMDGDNDGTAKYDIGAYEYTGTYTPPAPDTQAPTVPTSLTATPISSTQINISWNSSTDNVGVTGYKIYKNGSQIATTTSTSYSSTGLGPSTAYNFTVEAYDAAGNSALSAPVSATTQAGADTQAPTVPSGLTATALSPTQINLSWSVSTDNVGVAGYKIFRNGLQVATSNSLTYSDTGLIASTSYTYKIRAYDASGNISADSTSASANTPASPDTQAPFIPSGVTAVATSSSQISLSWNATTDNVGVTGYSIYRNGSLIATSTSTVYADTGLSPSTFYTYSIKAYDAVGNVSAGSSSASATTQNVIVDHTPPSPPRNLRFVQ
- a CDS encoding fibronectin type III domain-containing protein, with the translated sequence MNKIETKEKIMLKKNFLIYLLIPLILLAITGCGSGGSGGGGNSSSNSNGSESSQPNALTGSISIAWSAPDTNTDNLAGYKVYYGQGTGNYTNSVDIGNNTEAAISGLTPGTWCFTTTAYDSSGNESEHSNEACTEITASS
- a CDS encoding polysaccharide deacetylase family protein — protein: MNHSADNYGFSDSITTSMLNAFSIDVEDWYQSSHDLNAPISDICLHNTRVVLDFLSRHNVRGTFFVQGMVAREFPFLIKEIHGKGHEIQSHGFSHRPVNKMSHNEFKRELMETSKYIEDITGIAVTGFRAPDFSIDAKSFWAFEVMCECGIRYDSSIFPLRTKRYGISGFERGYSLFKTPSGNIEELPVSVYELSRPNGLRIPVGGGGYFRLFPFWFLEMSRKRLEVQRLPFIIYCHPYEFNPGEWKQSMKRIPMYRRLHQGIGRHGFRGKVSRLLESGTFGTMSDVLNRLKKKEAETCV
- a CDS encoding glycosyltransferase family 2 protein, with product MDSNKKVSVLIPCRNEVKNIEACIRNVFGFEKPEGDFEVMIVDGMSDDGTRDILLKLQEQYPTLVILDNPERTVPHAMNLGITQAKGEYIVRTDVRCLHPKNYLKDLIKLSEETGADNVGGVLIPLGNTYVQQCVAAAYRSRITMGGALRDRGDFAGETDAVYGGCFRRSRLIEVGMYDESMVRNQDDELSFRLRKSGGKIIQSGRIKIQYFPRNKFRQLFKQFMQYGYWKVAIMKKHPAQLSLRHFVPAVLVAGFALLGVTAVLNKFVLGAFFLYAGGYVSLILLESLRLTFFEKMKLLPGVMLAIVSIHFGFGAGFITALISNAVRIKPKVVESLSR
- a CDS encoding glycosyltransferase family 4 protein, which encodes MRILHLISSSGLFGAERVLLELSKGLKKFESCCPIAGVIRNSNNPHVEVAEEANASGIDTVIFPCKGQFDFSLVSLIRKYIKENRVDIIHCHGYKSNFFGLLASRGKIPLVTTNHNWLTAHWKLKVYCFIDSLLIRYFDRIVAVSEDVKKDMLRYKIPERKIRIIDNGIDLDRFNGKVYPVNIRKEFGIKEHETVIGTIGSLGHEKGHIYLLKAAREILETHKAVKFLIIGDGLLRNELESMANTLGISSNVIFAGYRKDIPEMLSMMDIFVLPSIKEGLPMVLLEAMAAKKPVIATRVGAVPKVITHDETGILVRPKEIDELRHSILRLINDRATAEKLRQAAYRRLRDNFTSDTMAGKYMLLYSQSKR
- a CDS encoding sugar transferase; translation: MKRLFDIFFSLIGLLMLLPVFMVMAILIKLDSPGPVFFKQERMGRNFRPFFIYKFRSMVNDAHKKGLQITAGGDARVTRSGWVLRKTKIDELPQLINVLKGEMSFVGPRPEVKKYVDLYKDDYNDILRVRPGITDISSIVYRDEEGVLQNQDNPEEYYKSVLLPEKLKLAKKYVAKSSFFYDLRLILLTIFKIIFPADKTARLSD
- a CDS encoding radical SAM/SPASM domain-containing protein yields the protein MGLTINKQPYFKWYLNTRTWSKRLLERLHHIKKRDHLVRHELQDILTPAFQKKEPPLFYHVQFETVSICNNDCSFCPMNRRLRKREYKEADWEVISRLGSELQSCSFDGVLSLFNNNEPLIDKRLPEIVAFFRTKIPKASIRILTNGILINMKIVEQLIQAGMNQIGINNYNDKNKFIPSIRKFVDDFRSSKYKDAIDIDISMRYKNEVMHNRGGNSPNNRPLNSSKRWFCLFPFEQINVNPWGDLTICCNDVMYKHKIGTILGNETIYQLWSNKEYSNIRNSLVEGKREKIDICSVCDNPGIGGTGGNFTYKIEKSTSDMYRIYRVYR
- a CDS encoding glycosyltransferase, whose protein sequence is MNILFISTENPYPPVGGHHIRTYNILKILAEKNKIYFIGFAQHKKELNYSRNIKELCETVDSYLIPKTGYNFHFLLQVGKNLFSKHPLVSERYLVPEAKVKLKEILSKYNIELVHIDMLALASYVKEIINNIPTILTNHNVEYLRLYRWMKTEQNFLIKSFLYYQYLKLMNYERKTCPLFNRCIVVSEEDKMHLLKLCKVDNFTVIPNGVDIDYFKPLPGKIKKNHLVWVGGMAGHYNADAVDFFLRDIWPILKQEVPKVTIEFIGKSPTNLLQEKAMHDPNIKILGFVEDIRNIVQSASIFVAPIRSGSGTKIKVINAMAQAKAVVTTSIGAEGIIVENGKNILIADSPEEFAKRVVWLLRNEDCLIKLGQNARHLIEQKYSWKLIAQHVDDSYSCYDKKLQSKTNAKDF